In the Quercus lobata isolate SW786 chromosome 5, ValleyOak3.0 Primary Assembly, whole genome shotgun sequence genome, one interval contains:
- the LOC115989468 gene encoding beta-xylosidase/alpha-L-arabinofuranosidase 2-like, with translation MAKTLSSLLYIYITFAFCVIYTDAATPSNFTYVCDPARYAQLGLDIKSLPFCDKNLSYQVRARDLVRQMTLYEKVRQLGNRAYGVPRLGIPEYQWWSEALHGLSNVGPGTFFDNSVPHATSYPTPILTTASFNESLWNTIGKAVSTEARALYNLGHAGLTFWSPTINVARDPRWGRIIETPGEDPFVVGTYAANYVRGLQDVEGTESNKYKDLNSRPLKVSACCKHFAAYDVDNWKGIERYSFDARVTEQDLIETFNRPFQMCVQNGDVSSVMCSYNRVNGIPACADHKLLKETVRQDWDLHGYIVSDCDSVEVLIKDHKWLNVDNETAVSYTLQAGMDLDCGVYYTDYVENAVKLGKVGEGDVDESLQYLYVVLMRLGIFDGQPQYNSLGKNDVCTSAHIELAGEAAREGIVLLKNDNGVLPLATERNKTLAVVGPHANASVTMIGNYAFVAYNKGSPCRYSTPLNGFSSYGSVNYAAGCSNVKCVDGNLIGAAVEAAKIADATIIVAGIDLSIEAEGLDRLDILLPGNQTDLINQVANVAKGPVVLVIMSAGGVDISFAKSNPKIHAILWAGYPGEEGGQAIADVVFGKYNPGGRLPLTWYQADYVDKIPLTSMQFRPDDSKGYPGRTYKFYDGPTVFPYGYGLSYTKFNYTLKAAPSKLPTKLSIFQHCRDLPYKNGTIKPSCPAILIDDLKCHQKFTFDIEVKNVGNRDGDEVVLIYSQPPLGILGTHIKQLIKFQRVSVAARTSKLVHFAINICQGLGIVDSNGNTVLPSGSHTIIVGDHQIVHPIQLTYY, from the exons ATGGCCAAAACACTCAGTTCTCTCCTTTATATCTATATCACTTTCGCTTTCTGTGTCATCTACACTGATGCCGCGACCCCTAGTAACTTCACGTATGTATGTGATCCTGCCAGGTATGCCCAACTTGGATTGGATATCAAATCACTCCCCTTTTGTGACAAGAATCTTTCCTACCAAGTCCGAGCAAGAGATTTGGTGAGACAAATGACATTGTACGAGAAGGTACGACAACTAGGAAATCGTGCTTACGGAGTCCCAAGATTAGGGATACCTGAATACCAGTGGTGGTCTGAGGCACTCCATGGTTTGTCCAATGTTGGTCCAGGTaccttttttgataattcagtTCCACATGCAACCAGCTATCCCACGCCAATTCTCACAACGGCTTCATTCAACGAGTCATTGTGGAACACAATTGGGAAG GCTGTTTCCACAGAAGCACGAGCATTGTACAATTTAGGGCATGCAGGATTAACATTTTGGAGTCCAACCATTAACGTAGCTAGGGATCCAAGATGGGGAAGAATCATTGAAACACCAGGTGAGGATCCATTCGTAGTTGGCACCTATGCTGCAAATTACGTGAGAGGCTTGCAGGATGTTGAGGGAACCGAGAGCAATAAATATAAGGATTTAAACTCAAGACCACTTAAAGTTTCTGCATGTTGCAAACACTTCGCTGCCTATGATGTGGACAATTGGAAAGGAATTGAGCGCTATAGTTTTGATGCTAGG GTGACGGAACAAGATTTGATTGAGACATTTAACCGGCCTTTCCAAATGTGTGTTCAAAATGGTGATGTTAGTAGTGTCATGTGCTCTTATAACCGTGTTAATGGCATACCTGCTTGTGCTGATCACAAACTCTTAAAGGAAACCGTTAGACAAGACTGGGATCTTCATGG ATATATAGTTTCAGATTGTGATTCTGTTGAAGTACTGATTAAGGACCACAAATGGCTAAACGTTGACAATGAGACTGCAGTTTCATATACACTACAAGCAG GTATGGATTTGGATTGTGGAGTTTACTACACCGACTACGTTGAAAATGCTGTGAAACTTGGGAAGGTTGGGGAGGGAGATGTAGACGAGTCACTGCAATACCTCTATGTTGTTCTTATGAGGCTAGGAATATTTGATGGACAGCCTCAATACAATTCTCTCGGTAAAAATGATGTGTGCACTAGCGCCCACATCGAGTTAGCAGGAGAAGCAGCGAGGGAGGGAATTGTTCTTTTGAAGAATGACAATGGAGTTTTGCCATTGGCTACTGAAAGGAACAAAACCCTAGCAGTGGTTGGACCACATGCTAATGCTTCCGTTACCATGATTGGAAACTATGCATTTGTCGCATATAATAAAGGTTCTCCATGTCGATACAGTACTCCACTTAATGGCTTCTCCAGTTATGGAAGTGTGAACTATGCAGCAGGATGCTCCAATGTTAAATGTGTTGATGGGAACTTGATAGGCGCAGCCGTGGAAGCCGCCAAAATAGCTGATGCCACCATAATTGTTGCGGGGATAGATTTATCAATTGAGGCAGAGGGCCTTGACAGGTTGGACATCCTCCTTCCTGGAAATCAAACTGATCTTATCAACCAAGTTGCTAATGTTGCGAAAGGCCCAGTAGTTCTTGTAATCATGTCGGCTGGCGGTGTTGATATCTCCTTTGCTAAGAGTAACCCGAAAATCCATGCCATCTTGTGGGCTGGATATCCTGGAGAAGAAGGTGGTCAAGCCATTGCAGatgttgtttttggaaaatacAATCCAG GAGGAAGATTACCCCTTACATGGTATCAAGCTGATTATGTTGACAAGATACCACTAACATCCATGCAATTTAGGCCAGATGATAGCAAGGGCTACCCAGGTCGAACATATAAATTCTACGATGGCCCTACTGTCTTCCCTTATGGTTATGGACTCAGCTACACAAAATTCAACTATACACTAAAAGCCGCGCCATCAAAACTGCCGACAAAATTAAGCATATTTCAACACTGCCGTGACCTACCATATAAAAATGGAACCATCAAGCCTAGCTGCCCAGCAATTTTAATAGATGACTTGAAATGTCATCAAAAATTCACATTTGACATTGAAGTAAAAAATGTGGGTAACAGAGATGGAGATGAAGTTGTGTTGATTTACTCACAGCCCCCACTTGGTATTCTTGGAACTCATATTAAGCAGTTGATTAAGTTTCAGAGAGTTTCTGTTGCAGCTAGGACGAGTAAGCTGGTTCATTTTGCCATAAATATTTGCCAGGGCTTGGGCATTGTAGACTCCAATGGTAATACTGTCTTGCCATCTGGTTCCCACACAATTATCGTCGGTGATCATCAAATTGTACATCCAATTCAATTAACATATTATTAG